The sequence TTCTAACGCTTTAGAGTACGAGTCATGTGATAATTCTTCTCCTAGAGTTGTTTACAACACAGGACATGATGTCGTAACCTTCAAGGAACCAGGACATTACTATTTCATGACCTCAAATCATATTCAATGCGTCTGGGGAATGAAACTCGATGTCCCATCACCACCGAGGAAGATCAATGGCCCATCACGTCCGATTCCTCCACCACCATCGAGCAAGATACTTCCTTCTGCTGGAAGGATTTACGAGGTCGGTGACTGAAGCGGATGGAGCGTATATAACAGTTTCTTCTATTCCAAGTGGAGTGAAAATAAACAATTTCGTGTTGGAGATACCCTCTTTTTCGAATACAACAAGCACATCAACGACGTTAGAGAAATCAGCGATGAACTTGAGTTCGAATCCTGTGAACCAACTNNNNNNNNNNNNNNNNNNNNNNNNNNNNNNNNNNNNNNNNNNNNNNNNNNNNNNNNNNNNNNNNNNNNNNNNNNNNNNNNNNNNNNNNNNNNNNNNNNNNNNNNNNNNNNNNNNNNNNNNNNNNNNNNNNNNNNNNNNNNNNNNNNNNNNNNNNNNNNNNNN comes from Camelina sativa cultivar DH55 chromosome 19, Cs, whole genome shotgun sequence and encodes:
- the LOC104768111 gene encoding mavicyanin-like, whose product is MATKNIFGFVLMIMFLLGSSSAKIYKVGGSNYGWTVKDDSWAEHKEFHVGDSLVFEYDQNVNDVTQVSNALEYESCDNSSPRVVYNTGHDVVTFKEPGHYYFMTSNHIQCVWGMKLDVPSPPRKINGPSRPIPPPPSSKILPSAGRIYEVGD